The Triticum urartu cultivar G1812 chromosome 5, Tu2.1, whole genome shotgun sequence genome contains the following window.
CAAAATTAGGGAGCATAGTGTTATAAAGGATATTCCACTTCAAGACATTGATACTTTAGACAGTGGTAGAAAAAAAGTGCCAAAAGATAAGTCAACTACACTCATCAGGAGATATCCAATTAACTAGAGGATGCTCACACTAAAGTCAAGATCCCTCGTAATAGATTACTAGTGATGCAAGATCCATGACTCAGTTACTCCGTCATTGATGTGACGTCATTGGTGATGGAATAATAAGACCACCAGGTCAACATGCCAATCATATTCCCGTATGGCTCTTGCTAATATTTCGATGGGTGTATTCTGAGCCAAGATGATCTTGTAAAACTCATCAAAACAACTATGTGCCCTATTGCCCGAATGGTTCGCGCATGTCTCAAACATGTCAAGCTTATCGTATCCATGTGACATGGCACGCCTCAGAATGTCAAGTAATTCAGACGGTGCTACACTTGGATAAACACTAATTACATGATATTTTCTGTGAGGGATCATCCTATAAATATGTCTACCGTGCATTAAATAAGTATTGTGCCACTGCCCTCCTGCATGATCCAATACCGGTTAGACCGCCGCCACTTTCCCCGTCCCAACGGTCGATAGGCCCATGAACGTGACATATGTTGCGGTACCTGTAGACCTAGGCACCGGGGTCCAAAATCGGCGCAAGCCAAGCAAACAAGAACCCCGAATGAGCTCTGAGCCAACCCTGCTACTCCACCGCCCGCAGTCCCATCATAGGCACAACCGCAATGCCACATAACCTCCTCCATGGTAGAGACTCTGATCTAGCAGTCGTGGCTAAACACCAACTCCGTCGCACCCACTCCGGCCCACCTTGGGCCCAAATGTGGCCCGCACAAGCACAAGCCGACGCCAGCACTACTGGGCGCCCTCGTGTGGCCACCCGCACGCCGCGCACCCTTCTTGCCCTGGCCGCCAACATCGCATGCTCAGACCCAAGGACGAGCGGCGTGACCCACACTTTCAGTCCACGTGTTGCACCGAGCCATCAGATGGATAAACGCCTCGCCGCTGCCATCCTTGGGAGTACCACTGGCTTCCCGTCGGCTTTCTCGATTGCAGTGAAGGCAGAGAGGTCCAGCGAGGTGCGGCTAAAAAAGGTTACCAATCGCCACCCGTGTCGCCTCCATAGGAGGGGCATGGGGGAGGCTGGGAGGGGGTTTGTCTGCACCGTCCAGTGTTTGCTACCACCCTATTGCCTCTCTCCTCTAGTGCTCATTGCGGTGCCTTTTCACCCTCTCCCAAGTGTTCTATGGACACGGGATTTGTGGCACTCATGGGCAGGGGCACCCAACCCCATTTTCTTTTGGCTTTCGATTTTTCGTATCTTTTGAATTGAAAGTTCAAATTAAATCGTGTTTTCGTATCCGTGTTTCTTGCGACGAGAGCTTTGAAATAGGACTCGTTTTTTAACACGTCCCATGCCGGGGGTCTGCCACGAACGAAAGGTTGACGCGCGCGGGGAATGGAGGCGTTTCTTTCTCGAAACGGACAGCACGCACGGCATGGTCAGTCGTCCACCATGCCGAGCGTTTCTCACGGCTGCCCGAGCAATTCCCCTCGCGACCCGCGTGTGGACGCCACCGGAGAGGTCCGTCGGGTCCACGCGTACGGTCGGTCCCGACACCGAAACGGCAATTTCTCATGCCAACCACTTCCTCCGTCAGTGCGATCTCGCGTCAGTGCAATTTCTTATGCCCACCTGCCTCGGACCTGCTTGCTATGCTAATCAGGGTCAAGTCAAGCCACGAAGATTTGGTCTCGGGTAGTCGGGTTCCGTGAGGTTTGCTGGCAATTGCGGTGTCCTGCTTCGGATTTGACAGACGCATCTCCCCGGTTTTACAGCTAGCTTGATCGGATCTCTTGATCAGCGTCCGGTGAAATGATGTATGAGGTTGTGCATTGAGAAACAAAAGGCTGGATGCAAGAAGTGGCCGGCATCTGGTATGATGGGCGGATGAACGTGTGTGCAGTGGCGTATGAACCATGATGGGCCTGATGTATCCTTCTCCGTGTGGCCATCGGCGTCAGATATATCTTGTGTCCGCGCCATTAAACTTGTCGGATTTGCCCCACTTTCATGCCTGATGTGCTGTGTTTGCTCTCGCCCAAAGAGACGCATACGCATGTACCACGTACAACAACCAAAATACAGTGCCAAATATCTGTCAGAGCGTCCATACCCCATTTTTCTAACATGAATGTCCATACACTTCAGGTCTGGGTGAAATGGAAATAGTGGAATACAATCAAGCAAAAAGAGACTGAATACAGAAAGGGCATTGATCTGCAAAAAGAGAGTCTTTCCTAGGAGTCAATTGCAAAAAAATACTACATTTACGGCTAGGTTTACAGGAAACCACCAACTCGTTAATCTGTTACATAAAACACCGAAAAATCTGTTAAGTCGTTGCAAAAAGCACTGATCAGATGATTTGGTCCGTTTAATCACTTTCTTACAAGTGGGACCAGATTGTAAGGAATTGACTTAGCAAAAAAATAACACATACACCCCTAAAAAAACAAAAGCAATCAGCCCCCGGTGGAACACCGACGCCCTGTCCACTCCGCGATGCTGCCCTCGtcgaggaggcggccggcctcgTCGGCGACGGAGAGTGCCACGCCACGAGGGAGGACGAGGAGGCGGCCGGCGCCCACGGCTGCACTGCGAACCGCCTCCATAGTACGCGGGTCGTGATGGCGACGCCCTCCGGCAGCCCATCGTAGCCGGGGCAGAGCTGGGATGGCGGGAGGAATGAGGCGCCTCGCTCATCGTCTTCTGTCCTGGCCGCTCCACCGCGCGCAGTTCGCGCGCGCCCGCCGGGCCATCTCCAGGCTCTTCCTAGACGCCCGGGCCGCGCCGTCGACCCCGTGAAGCTCGCGCGCCGCCTGCGCGCTCGCCTTCAGCGTGTCGTCCCAGAATTGGTCCATAGGGCGCCATGTGCACGCCATGGCGGTGCACCTCGGAGCCCCCGTCGCCCCGGCCAAGCGGGCACAGTTGGTGGCGCCGATGACGGCCATCCAGGAGCGGATCGTCAAGGAGTCGAGGCGGAGGGACAAGAAGGGGGCGTCCTCTGGGGCGTCCTCGCCGGCGTCCACGGGGCTCCTCTCCGAGATGCAGGCCACTGAGGAGGAGGATGAGGCCGCGGAGGTGGAGGCCCCGATGTCGATCGGCGAGGAGCGGGCTCGAGGCGCTGGCCGGCGCGTGCGTGTGGGGGCAGGGTGGGGTCTGATTGCTTTTGATTTTTAGATCTAGGGGATTTGTGTTATTTTTTAGCTATGTCAACTCCTTACAATCTGGCCCCACTTGTAAGAAAATGAATAAACGAGCCAAATCATCCGATCAGTATTTTTTGCAACGACTTAACAGATTTTCCGGTGTTTTCTGCAATGAATTAACGAGTTGATGGTTTTCTGCAAACCTAACCGTAAATGTGGTGGTTTTTTGCAATTGACTCCTTTCCTAGACAAAAACACATCTAAAAGTAGATATATACATGCATCGCATGTTTAGTTGCTAAATTACACCGCCTATAGTGAAGTCTGTTGCTGAGCAGGAGTAAACTCTCACCACGTTTTCCCCACGAAATGGACGTCAGCATCAGTGTCCTCGTCAAGTTTTCCAAGTCTTTTCCCGATTCCTCCCTACTTTCCCACCACGCGCGCGCACCTTCCATTCCACCTCGCCATCTATAAGTAGGCCGCGCGCAGTCTGAGGCAGCACCACAACGAGCTCAGCAGCCAGCTCAAGCTTGAAGACACCACTCAGCCACAGCCACCTGCATCCAGCTGATCACCCGGCCCGCGGCCCGCCTCGATCCCGATGGAGCTTCCTCAGCTGGCGTCCTTCCTCGGCGTCGTGCTCGCCACGGTGCTCTTCCTCAAGGCCgtcctccgcctccgccgccgccagcacAACCTCCCGCCGGGCCCCAAGCCGTGGCCGATCATCGGCAACCTCAACCTCATCGGCACGCTCCCGCACCGCTCCATCCACGCGCTCTCCAAGCAGTACGGCCCGCTCATGCAGCTCCAGTTCGGCTCCTTCCCGGTCGTCGTCGGCTCCTCCGTGGAGATGGCCAAGTTCTTCCTCAAGACCCACGACGTGGTGTTCACCGACCGCCCCAAGACCGCCGCCGGCAGGTACACCACCTACAACTACAGCGACATCACCTGGTCCCCCTACGGCGCCTACTGGCGCCAGGCCCGCAAGATGTGCCTCACCGAGCTCTTCAGCGCCAAGCGCCTCGAGTCGTACGAGTACATCCGCAGGGAGGAGGTGCTCGCCCTCCTCGGCGACCTGTACCGCGGCGGCGCAGGCCGCGTGGTGGTGCTCAAGGACTACCTGTCCACGGTGAGCCTGAACGTGATCACGCGCATGGTGATGGGCAAGAAGTACCTGGAGAAGGAGGTGAGGGACGAGGCCGGGGCGGTGATCACGACGCCCGAGGAGTTCAAGTGGATGATCGACGAGCTGTTCCTGCTCAACGGCGTGCTCAACATCGGCGACTCCATCCCGTGGCTGGACTGGATGGACCTGCAGGGGTACATCAAGAGGATGAAGAAGCTGAGCAAGATGTTCGACCGGTTCCTGGAGCACGTCGTCGACGAGCACAGCGAGCGTCGTCGCTGTGAGGGGGAAAGCTTCGTCGTCAATGACATGGTGGACGTGCTGCTGCAGTTCGCCAGCGATCCCGGTCTTGAGGTCAAGCTCAACAGAGAAGGCGTCAAGGCTTTCACTCAGGTGAGTTCTTGGTTTCCTTCCCTACACTGAATCTGAATTAATTATGTTTATCCCCTGCTTGCTCTTAGAACAACAATTCACGTGCTTTGAGACTAGGTTCGTACACAAATCTGAATCAGTTGCCTGCACTGAAAACAAAACAAGTATCATCGTTCTAAGCAGAAAAGGCAGCAAGCATAATATGTCCTGTTGCTATCGGTCTAAGCGAGTCAGACTTTAATAATTCCATTATCTGAACTCTTGGGAAAATAATGGGGTTGTTGATAGGCACGTCCCATCATGGGTAGACAAGTTCCACCAAACACAGTAGAGAAATGAACTTTACAT
Protein-coding sequences here:
- the LOC125509328 gene encoding trimethyltridecatetraene synthase-like, with translation MELPQLASFLGVVLATVLFLKAVLRLRRRQHNLPPGPKPWPIIGNLNLIGTLPHRSIHALSKQYGPLMQLQFGSFPVVVGSSVEMAKFFLKTHDVVFTDRPKTAAGRYTTYNYSDITWSPYGAYWRQARKMCLTELFSAKRLESYEYIRREEVLALLGDLYRGGAGRVVVLKDYLSTVSLNVITRMVMGKKYLEKEVRDEAGAVITTPEEFKWMIDELFLLNGVLNIGDSIPWLDWMDLQGYIKRMKKLSKMFDRFLEHVVDEHSERRRCEGESFVVNDMVDVLLQFASDPGLEVKLNREGVKAFTQDLIAGGTESSAVTVEWALSELLKKPEVLAKATEELDRVVGRGRWVTEKDMPSLPYVDAIVKETMRLHPVAPMLVPRLSREDTSINGYDIPAGTRVLVMVWSIGRDPELWEAPEEFMPERFLGSRLDVKGQDYELLPFGSGRRMCPGYSLGLKVIQVSLANLLHGFTWRLPDGVELSMEEIFGLSTPRKCPLEAVVEPKLPAHLYAEA